From a single Phalacrocorax carbo chromosome 10, bPhaCar2.1, whole genome shotgun sequence genomic region:
- the ERI2 gene encoding ERI1 exoribonuclease 2, which produces MATKRLARRLGLARSSAGAAAAAGVGQRQRFPYLIVLDFEATCWRDAGRRRPEIIEFPAVLLNTSTGEVESEFHTYVQPQEHPILSQFCTELTGITQDQVDEGVPLNICLSQFLKWIQKIQKEKKIIFSSDIPSHSTSEAKPCTFVTWTDWDLGVCLQYECKRKQLRKPDILNSWIDLKATYRAFYNRKPKGLNGALQDLGIAFAGREHSGLDDSRNTARLAWRLICDGCVLKVTKSLDKTHPKNNFTSRTLTINFTDKTPLGINSRPEASRDGTCKTNSLAEKNHSSIAGIKINSNVQTEEQQTTCTDSSADIHAVPSSSSRTELHTQAQSSLAASTDRFLEQAQQSHSTLSTGIQQGSSNGQPLSAARYSPPVRGSGLVLVSTTIPSVNISNEDITTSSDCLSLLTDWEDVALIPESQYEQNSDCIQFKDYSSTDILTVLEEKRISRKLAVVSSDSQSSEKTMVPVEPLKSIVYKSPDTTIYNVGTVQRQTSNFSAFKLPSAKVNAISAQSALTGNYSTSSEVPKRKLTSPKMFPPAKKQSFAVYQEKTASFGHSLPLRSSNVPRVSPAILNSTVNLNQSVRAMKNGNPTPPLCNCGRRAKKLYVSNAGPNHGKAFFCCPVGKREDNKKGCGYFKWEYVLLKEKSNGLTLKADALTSLGTYAGNLGNSSNKKCLCLRPSMRS; this is translated from the exons ATGGCTACCAAGCGCCTGGCCAG ACGGCTGGGGCTGGCGCGGAgcagcgcgggggcggcggcggcggcgggggtcgGGCAGCGGCAGCGGTTCCCGTACCTGATCGTCCTCGACTTCGAGGCCACGTGCTGGCGGGACGCGGGGCGGCGTCGCCCCGAGATCA TTGAGTTTCCAGCAGTCCTGTTAAACACTTCAACGGGAGAGGTTGAATCTGAATTCCACACCTATGTCCAGCCCCAGGAGCATCCTATTCTCTCTCAATTTTGTACAGAATTAACTGGCATAACACAG GATCAAGTTGATGAAGGGGTCCCTCTGAACATTTGTTTATCACAATTTTTGAAATGGATCCAAAAGAtacaaaaggagaagaaaattatattcagtTCAGATATTCCAAGTCATTCTACTTCAGAGGCAAAACCATGTACTTTTGTTACTTGGACAG acTGGGACCTGGGTGTGTGTTTGCAGTATGAGTGTAAAAGGAAGCAGCTGCGAAAACCTGACATTTTAAATTCCTGGATTGATCTCAAAGCAACATACAGG gcCTTCTATAATAGGAAGCCTAAAGGGCTAAATGGTGCTTTGCAGGATTTGGGGATAGCTTTTGCAGGACGGGAACATTCTG GGTTGGATGATTCTCGGAATACTGCCCGTCTTGCCTGGAGGCTGATTTGTGATGGATGTGTGCTGAAGGTTACTAAATCTTTGGATAAG ACACATCCAAAGAATAATTTCACTTCCAGAACACTGACTATAAACTTCACTGACAAGACTCCATTGGGAATTAACAGCAGACCTGAAGCATCTAGAGATGGAACTTGCAAAACAAACTCTCTGGCTGAGAAAAACCACAGCAGTATTGCTGGAATTAAGATAAATTCTAATGTACAAACTGAAGAACAACAGACCACTTGCACGGATTCCTCTGCAGACATCCACGCTGTACCTAGCAGCAGCTCAAGGACTGAGTTACACACTCAAGCCCAAAGCTCTTTAGCAGCATCTACTGACAGATTTCTTGAGCAGGCACAGCAATCTCACAGTACTCTGTCAACAGGCATTCAGCAAGGATCAAGCAATGGGCAACCTCTGAGTGCAGCCAGATATAGCCCTCCAGTACGTGGATCAGGCCTAGTGCTCGTCTCCACTACCATCCCCTCTGTTAATATCTCCAATGAGGATATAACTACTAGTTCTGATTGCTTATCTCTGCTGACTGACTGGGAAGATGTCGCTTTAATACCAGAATCTCAATATGAACAAAATTCAGACTGCATTCAATTCAAAGATTACTCAAGTACAGATATTTTAACAGTACTTGAAGAGAAAAGAATTTCAAGAAAATTGGCTGTGGTGAGTTCAGATAGCCAAAGTTCGGAGAAAACCATGGTACCTGTGGAACCTCTGAAATCTATTGTTTACAAAAGTCCTGATACTACTATCTATAATGTAGGAACAGTACAACGGCAGACTTcaaatttttcagcttttaagtTACCATCTGCAAAGGTAAATGCTATTTCAGCACAATCAGCATTAACTGGAAATTATTCTACTTCTTCAGAGGTTCCTAAAAGAAAGCTAACTAGTCCAAAAATGTTCCCACCAGCAAAAAAACAGTCTTTTGCTGTATATCAAGAGAAAACTGCATCTTTTGGTCATTCCTTACCTTTAAGAAGTTCAAATGTGCCCAGAGTGTCTCCTGCCATTCTGAACTCCACAGTCAATTTGAATCAGTCTGTAAGAGCCATGAAAAATGGAAACCCAACTCCCCCTCTGTGTAACTGTGGTCGAAGAGCTAAAAAACTGTATGTGTCAAATGCTGGTCCAAATCATggcaaagcatttttctgttgtcCTGTTGGCAAGCGTGAAGATAATAAGAAAGGCTGTGGATACTTCAAGTGGGAATATGTGCTTCTAAAAGAGAAATCTAATGGTCTCACCCTGAAAGCAGATGCTTTGACCTCTCTTGGAACTTATGCTGGTAATTTAGGCAATTCCTCCaacaaaaaatgtttgtgtCTTAGACCCTCCATGAGAAGTTGA